From a region of the Arvicanthis niloticus isolate mArvNil1 chromosome 6, mArvNil1.pat.X, whole genome shotgun sequence genome:
- the Atox1 gene encoding copper transport protein ATOX1 — MPKHEFSVDMTCEGCAEAVSRVLNKLGGVEFNIDLPNKKVCIESEHSSDTLLATLNKTGKAVSYLGPK, encoded by the exons ATGCCG AAGCACGAGTTCTCCGTGGACATGACCTGTGAGGGCTGTGCCGAAGCTGTCTCCCGGGTCCTCAACAAGCTGGGAG GAGTGGAGTTCAACATTGACTTGCCCAACAAGAAGGTCTGCATCGAGTCTGAGCACAGCTCAGACACCCTCCTGGCAACCCTCAACAAAACAGGAAAGGCCGTTTCCTACCTTGGCCCCAAGTAG